One genomic window of Mauremys mutica isolate MM-2020 ecotype Southern chromosome 5, ASM2049712v1, whole genome shotgun sequence includes the following:
- the FABP2 gene encoding fatty acid-binding protein, intestinal: MAFDGNWKVDRSENYEKFMEQMGINVMKRKLGAHDNLKITIQQEGNKFTVKESSTFRTIEIIFMLGVNFEYSLADGTELGGTWNLEGNKLVGKFNRKDNGKELQAFREIVGDELIQIYIYEGVEAKRIFKRV; the protein is encoded by the exons ATGGCATTTGATGGCAACTGGAAGGTAGACAGAAGTGAAAACTATGAAAAGTTCATGGAGCAGATGG GTATTAATGTAATGAAGAGAAAGCTAGGAGCCCATGACAACCTGAAAATCACTATTCAGCAGGAAGGAAACAAATTCACTGTGAAGGAATCAAGTACTTTCCGCACCATTGAAATAATATTCATGCTGGGAGTCAATTTTGAATACAGCCTGGCTGATGGAACTGAGCTCGGT GGTACTTGGAACCTGGAAGGAAATAAGCTTGTGGGAAAATTCAACCGGAAAGATAACGGGAAAGAGCTCCAGGCATTCAGAGAAATTGTAGGAGATGAATTAATTCAG ATTTACATATATGAAGGAGTTGAAGCCAAGAGAATCTTTAAAAGGGTTTAA